From the candidate division WOR-3 bacterium genome, one window contains:
- a CDS encoding PDZ domain-containing protein, translating to MPFRLSFLPLLVCFSLVIAAKKDDKPREGWLGVVAEEMSPAMLAALGIEHGVLVAEVIKDGPGAKAGLKMGDVILEIGGEKVKSIRDLRRVVRLRPNERVELVYFRRQRHKRVIVELGERKRRELELPPSTEFLRSLGEAWRKLRPEWRKSMEIYREMLDSLQRQLEETKRELKELQRRLEEKDR from the coding sequence ATGCCCTTCAGGCTTTCCTTTTTACCTTTGTTAGTCTGTTTCTCGCTCGTTATCGCTGCAAAAAAGGATGATAAACCGAGAGAAGGCTGGCTGGGTGTTGTTGCGGAGGAGATGAGTCCGGCAATGCTTGCCGCCTTAGGCATTGAACATGGTGTCCTGGTTGCGGAGGTGATAAAGGATGGACCAGGTGCAAAGGCAGGTTTGAAGATGGGTGATGTGATTTTGGAGATTGGGGGTGAAAAGGTTAAGAGCATAAGGGATTTACGCCGGGTGGTCCGCCTTCGTCCCAATGAGAGGGTTGAACTTGTCTATTTTCGCCGGCAGAGGCACAAGCGGGTAATTGTGGAACTGGGGGAGCGGAAAAGGAGGGAGTTGGAATTACCCCCTTCAACCGAGTTCTTGCGCTCATTGGGTGAAGCCTGGCGGAAACTGCGACCGGAGTGGCGGAAAAGTATGGAGATTTACAGAGAGATGCTGGACTCGCTCCAAAGGCAACTTGAGGAGACAAAAAGGGAGTTAAAG
- the wecB gene encoding UDP-N-acetylglucosamine 2-epimerase (non-hydrolyzing) has product MSAKKILVAFGTRPEAIKLAPVIKELRRYPKRFKVVVLVTAQHRQMLDTVLELFALEPDYDLGIMMTNQSLGDVVVRILQRIEPVLKKERPDLVLVQGDATSAFACALAAYYQKIPIGHIEAGLRTQDKYQPFPEEVNRRFITALADLHFAPTGWARMNLIEEGVDRRRIFVTGNTVIDALKEIVRRQGPGRVPVLNTINPNNRLLLVTIHRRENFGRPLTGICQALRQIVRLHPDVEIVFPVHLNPMVRGTVRTILSNHKRIHLIPPLDYLNFIQVLKSSYLVLTDSGGIQEEAPVLGKPVLVLRNRTERPEAIEAGTAKLLGTEPARIIRETSILLKSKRCYQKMARAKSPFGDGRAAKRIREILTRFLAC; this is encoded by the coding sequence ATGAGTGCTAAAAAGATTTTGGTTGCGTTTGGAACCAGACCTGAGGCGATAAAACTGGCACCGGTTATCAAGGAACTACGGCGTTATCCCAAGAGATTTAAGGTCGTTGTCCTGGTAACAGCCCAGCACCGTCAGATGCTTGATACTGTCCTTGAACTCTTTGCGCTCGAGCCGGATTACGACTTGGGGATTATGATGACAAATCAGAGCCTGGGCGATGTGGTTGTGCGCATCCTTCAGCGGATTGAACCGGTACTAAAAAAGGAGAGACCGGATTTGGTTTTGGTTCAGGGTGACGCCACAAGCGCATTTGCCTGTGCCCTTGCCGCCTATTACCAAAAAATTCCAATCGGGCACATTGAGGCGGGTCTGCGCACACAGGACAAATACCAGCCGTTTCCTGAGGAGGTTAACCGGCGGTTTATCACCGCGCTCGCAGACCTTCATTTTGCCCCGACAGGATGGGCAAGAATGAACCTCATTGAAGAGGGGGTGGATAGAAGGCGCATCTTTGTGACCGGCAACACGGTGATTGATGCGCTCAAGGAGATTGTTAGAAGGCAAGGTCCTGGACGGGTGCCAGTCTTAAATACCATCAACCCCAATAACCGCCTCCTGTTGGTTACCATTCACCGCCGCGAGAACTTTGGCAGACCGCTAACAGGAATCTGTCAGGCTCTGCGTCAGATCGTCAGGCTTCATCCTGATGTTGAGATTGTGTTTCCGGTTCATCTCAACCCGATGGTAAGAGGCACGGTCAGGACGATTCTTAGCAATCACAAGCGAATCCACCTTATTCCGCCGCTTGACTATCTAAATTTCATCCAGGTTTTGAAAAGCTCCTACCTCGTATTGACCGACTCAGGTGGGATTCAGGAGGAGGCGCCGGTTCTTGGCAAGCCGGTCTTGGTCTTGCGCAACAGGACCGAAAGACCTGAGGCGATTGAAGCGGGGACAGCGAAACTGCTGGGAACAGAGCCGGCGCGGATAATAAGAGAGACCTCAATCTTACTAAAATCCAAGAGATGCTATCAAAAGATGGCAAGGGCAAAGAGTCCATTTGGCGATGGCAGGGCAGCAAAGAGGATAAGGGAGATTTTGACCCGTTTCCTTGCCTGTTAA
- the polA gene encoding DNA polymerase I, producing MKRLVLFDAHSILYRSFFAFIRKPLRNSKGENTSAVFGFNNTLKKVLRDLQPDYSAVVFDAPGITFRERQYAEYKAQRPKTPDELARSIPVVKDLVRALGLRYLEVPGVEADDVIGTLARRAKEEGLEAVIVSSDKDMLQLVDEGVVVYDPWKERFYQADDVKEKLGVTPEQVPDFLALAGDAVDNVPGVPGIGPKRALGLLLKYRTLDEALAREERLRPYENLARLSRDLVVINTRAPVEVEMEMLRPAEPDKEALGKIYRQLEFHSLLRELAGENGQKKAEERVVVVAEYDSARLAQLFKSKAIGFAFEPEKGLWVSLDGNEVMLVPAKEKGVLARVLAEGQFVLVGFDIKEELKELHRAGFNPQGRLFDTIVGTWLTDPNRKGFSPEDVVAQVLDRTVEIKEGAERAIWALRVYQALLPEIAARGLGAVCEELEMPLIYVLTRMEERGVKIDPDYFRFLNEELLREQREIEKRVWQLAGVEFNIGSPKQLAEVLFNRLKLPKGKRTKTGFSTSSDVLEDLIDAHPIVREVLRYREIDKLCNTYLSPLPALADEKTHRLHTRFNQWGTSTGRLSSSEPNLQNIPIRGEEGRRIRKGFVADKGMLFISADYSQIELRVLAHFTGDERLTAAFVRGEDIHAATAAAILGIPLSVVTPEHRRIAKMVNYGLIYGMGDWGLSSRMDIPIEEARAFTQEYFLKFPGVAKWREEITEQARRDGYVRTIAGRIRPVPGILSDNRQQAEMALRAALNAPMQGSSADIMKRAMLNVEAKLNQAGFSGGIILQIHDELLLEVEESRIDEAKEIVRMEMENAWKLRVPLVVEIGVGRNWGEAH from the coding sequence ATGAAACGGCTGGTGCTCTTTGATGCCCATTCAATTCTTTACCGGAGTTTCTTTGCCTTTATCCGCAAGCCGTTGAGGAATTCAAAGGGGGAGAACACCTCAGCGGTCTTCGGGTTTAACAACACCCTGAAGAAGGTGCTCCGGGATTTGCAACCGGATTATTCGGCGGTGGTTTTTGATGCCCCGGGCATCACCTTTAGAGAAAGGCAGTATGCTGAATACAAGGCGCAGAGGCCAAAGACACCGGATGAGCTTGCCCGTTCCATTCCGGTTGTTAAGGATTTGGTCCGGGCATTGGGGTTAAGGTATCTGGAGGTGCCAGGTGTGGAGGCGGATGATGTTATTGGTACACTTGCCCGAAGGGCAAAGGAGGAGGGGCTGGAGGCGGTGATTGTCAGTTCAGACAAGGATATGCTGCAGTTGGTTGATGAGGGGGTGGTGGTTTATGACCCCTGGAAAGAGAGGTTTTACCAAGCGGATGATGTGAAGGAGAAACTGGGTGTGACTCCGGAGCAGGTGCCAGATTTTCTTGCCCTTGCCGGTGATGCGGTTGACAATGTTCCTGGGGTCCCGGGAATTGGTCCGAAAAGGGCGCTGGGGCTTCTGTTGAAGTATCGGACTTTGGATGAGGCGCTCGCACGGGAGGAGCGGTTGCGTCCTTATGAAAACTTGGCAAGGCTTTCCCGGGATTTGGTGGTAATCAATACCAGGGCGCCGGTGGAGGTGGAGATGGAGATGTTGCGTCCTGCTGAGCCCGATAAGGAGGCGCTGGGCAAGATTTACCGGCAGTTGGAGTTTCATTCCCTTTTAAGAGAACTGGCAGGTGAGAACGGGCAAAAAAAGGCAGAGGAAAGGGTCGTGGTGGTTGCGGAGTATGATTCGGCGCGGTTGGCGCAGTTATTTAAATCAAAGGCTATCGGGTTTGCATTTGAGCCGGAAAAGGGGTTGTGGGTGAGTTTAGACGGCAATGAGGTGATGCTCGTGCCGGCAAAGGAAAAAGGGGTTTTAGCAAGGGTATTGGCAGAGGGTCAATTTGTCTTGGTCGGGTTTGATATTAAGGAGGAGTTAAAAGAGTTGCATCGGGCAGGGTTCAACCCGCAGGGGAGGCTTTTTGACACCATCGTCGGGACCTGGCTTACTGACCCGAACCGCAAGGGGTTTAGTCCTGAGGATGTCGTTGCCCAGGTCCTTGACAGGACGGTTGAGATTAAAGAGGGGGCTGAACGGGCAATCTGGGCATTAAGGGTTTATCAGGCGCTTTTGCCAGAGATTGCTGCCCGGGGTCTTGGCGCTGTTTGTGAGGAGCTGGAGATGCCTCTGATTTATGTCCTGACGAGGATGGAGGAGCGGGGTGTAAAGATTGACCCAGATTACTTTCGCTTCCTTAATGAGGAGTTATTAAGAGAGCAAAGGGAGATTGAGAAAAGGGTATGGCAACTGGCAGGGGTGGAGTTTAATATCGGTTCACCCAAGCAGCTTGCCGAGGTGCTTTTCAATCGTCTGAAATTACCCAAGGGAAAAAGGACCAAGACCGGATTTTCTACCAGTTCGGATGTGCTTGAGGACTTAATTGATGCCCATCCGATTGTGCGTGAGGTTCTGAGGTATCGGGAGATTGACAAGCTCTGCAATACCTATCTTAGTCCTTTGCCCGCGCTTGCCGATGAAAAAACCCACCGGCTCCACACCCGGTTCAACCAATGGGGCACAAGCACCGGCAGGTTATCCAGTTCTGAACCCAATCTGCAGAATATCCCGATTCGGGGTGAAGAGGGGAGAAGGATAAGAAAGGGTTTTGTTGCTGACAAGGGGATGCTCTTTATCTCTGCTGACTATTCGCAGATTGAGTTGCGGGTTCTTGCCCATTTCACCGGGGATGAGCGTTTGACAGCGGCGTTTGTCCGGGGTGAAGACATTCATGCTGCAACCGCCGCGGCAATTTTAGGGATTCCGTTAAGCGTGGTTACCCCTGAACACCGGCGGATCGCCAAGATGGTCAATTACGGGCTTATTTATGGAATGGGTGACTGGGGGCTCTCCTCGCGGATGGACATCCCGATTGAGGAGGCACGGGCGTTTACTCAGGAGTATTTTCTTAAGTTTCCCGGGGTGGCGAAGTGGCGGGAGGAGATAACCGAGCAGGCAAGGCGGGATGGTTATGTGCGCACCATTGCCGGCAGAATCAGACCGGTCCCGGGAATTTTGAGTGACAACCGGCAGCAGGCGGAGATGGCGTTGCGGGCGGCATTGAATGCGCCGATGCAGGGTTCCTCAGCCGATATTATGAAGCGGGCGATGCTCAATGTTGAGGCAAAGTTGAATCAGGCTGGTTTTTCCGGAGGGATAATTTTGCAGATACACGACGAACTGTTGCTGGAGGTGGAGGAGAGCCGAATTGATGAGGCAAAGGAGATTGTTAGGATGGAAATGGAGAACGCCTGGAAACTGCGGGTGCCACTGGTTGTCGAGATTGGGGTAGGAAGAAACTGGGGCGAGGCGCACTGA
- the dnaE gene encoding DNA polymerase III subunit alpha, giving the protein MSPERQKSDFVHLHTHSEYSLLDGATPIEDMVKLAKDFGMPALALTDHGNMFGAIKFYKAAQKAGIKPIIGAEVYVAPRDRRLKEIRADIPEASFHLTLLCRNETGYYNLIKLVSLAYLEGFYYKPRIDKELLAKYAQGLIGLSGCLKGEVNWHLLREDYEGAMAAAASYQEILGPDNFYLEIMRTGLPDQERIIPKILDLSSTLDIPIVATNDCHYLRPEDALAQDVLLCIQTGKRLKDKDRLRLNSTGFYFRSGAEMQTLFSDIPEATKNSKEIADRCNLLLDIEHRRFHLPAFQPPKEYGDEFEYLAYLARKGMEKRYPHITQSVVQRLEQELAVIQKMGFAGYFLIVRDIIREAKQKGIPVGPGRGSAAGSLVLYCLGVTEIDPLRYGLLFERFLSTERVTLPDVDVDFSDSRRGEIIDYIRKRYGSDSVAQIITFGTMQARQAVRDVGRVLEIPIPEVDQIAKLIPPGLDLKQAAKEIPELNYLINSQPRYQELWSIAQKLEGLSRHASVHASAVVITPKPLLEFVPLYKAPDADLCTQYDMYTLDDIGLLKMDILGLRTLTVIDEAAKLIRTQEPDFSIERIDLDDQRTYQLIQRGETTGLFQLESPGMRDLCKKTHPEKLEHLIALIALYRPGPMDLIPQYVARKNGLEPVEYEHPLLEPFSKETYGILIYQEQVMQAAQVLAGYTLGQADILRRAMAKKKPEEMASLRESFVQGCLKNTGIPPQKAERIFEILEKFAGYGFNKSHAAGYAYLSYLTAFLKANHPVEFIAASLTSEIGDFDKLAKFVKEARRMGITILPPDINMSQVQFAIENGQVRYGLAGLKNIGSAAAEAVVEERAQNGPYQNLLDFLIRTRGKVNRKAIESLIKAGAFDRFETNRQRLLSRLETEMSKAASERLLYKDRQFELFGTDLVTEVNSTEPEVFDESTLSTYEKEAFGFYFSSHPLERYQSAYRALGLISTGQLEGISENTSVMVGGIITARKIRKDKRDREYFIVTIEDFDSSVEVMVFADLLSSCRQLLTIDNLVIVQGKLKVRAGAESSTTPGTPQIWAERMIEFSSISRFVNSIDIEINSDILSDKMLAKIKDVLKEFPGDIAVYLNLVLSDGSKRTFYLKKFPVRLENECLDKLTAIVGIDGLRMKATLPPPPRSNSQNSGI; this is encoded by the coding sequence ATGTCCCCGGAAAGGCAAAAGAGCGATTTTGTCCATCTCCACACCCATTCCGAGTACAGCCTCTTGGATGGCGCAACCCCAATTGAGGATATGGTAAAACTGGCTAAGGACTTTGGGATGCCGGCATTGGCGCTTACCGACCATGGCAATATGTTTGGTGCCATCAAGTTTTACAAGGCGGCACAAAAGGCAGGTATCAAGCCCATCATCGGGGCTGAGGTGTATGTCGCCCCGCGTGACCGACGGCTGAAGGAAATCCGTGCCGACATCCCGGAGGCAAGCTTCCATCTCACCCTTTTGTGTAGGAATGAAACCGGCTACTACAACCTCATCAAGTTGGTTTCCCTTGCCTATCTTGAGGGGTTTTATTACAAGCCACGCATTGACAAGGAGCTTTTGGCAAAATACGCTCAGGGGTTAATCGGCCTCTCGGGCTGTCTTAAAGGCGAGGTGAACTGGCACCTCTTAAGGGAGGATTATGAAGGTGCAATGGCAGCCGCCGCATCATATCAGGAGATTTTGGGACCAGACAACTTTTACCTTGAGATAATGCGCACCGGTCTTCCGGACCAGGAAAGAATCATCCCGAAAATTTTGGACCTGTCCAGTACCCTTGATATCCCGATTGTCGCCACCAATGACTGCCATTACCTCCGACCTGAGGATGCTCTTGCCCAGGATGTCCTTCTATGCATTCAGACCGGCAAGCGGCTTAAAGACAAAGACCGGTTACGCCTGAACTCCACCGGATTTTACTTTCGTTCGGGTGCGGAGATGCAGACGCTGTTTTCAGACATCCCTGAGGCAACGAAAAACAGCAAGGAGATTGCCGACCGCTGTAACCTCTTGCTTGACATTGAACACCGGCGCTTCCATCTGCCCGCATTCCAGCCGCCTAAGGAATACGGTGATGAGTTTGAATACCTCGCCTATCTTGCCCGGAAAGGGATGGAAAAACGCTACCCGCACATTACCCAGTCGGTAGTGCAAAGGCTGGAGCAGGAGTTGGCGGTAATCCAGAAGATGGGCTTTGCCGGCTACTTTCTCATTGTGCGCGACATCATTCGGGAGGCAAAGCAAAAAGGTATCCCGGTAGGACCGGGACGGGGTTCAGCAGCGGGCTCGCTGGTCTTGTATTGCCTTGGTGTTACTGAAATTGACCCATTGCGTTATGGACTTTTGTTTGAACGCTTTCTCTCAACCGAACGTGTCACCCTGCCCGATGTTGACGTCGACTTCTCCGACTCAAGGCGTGGTGAGATAATTGATTACATCCGGAAACGGTATGGGAGTGATTCGGTTGCCCAGATCATTACCTTTGGCACAATGCAGGCACGACAGGCGGTCCGTGATGTCGGCAGGGTCTTAGAAATCCCAATCCCTGAGGTTGACCAGATTGCCAAGTTGATACCACCGGGTCTTGACCTTAAACAGGCGGCAAAAGAAATCCCAGAGTTAAATTATTTGATTAATTCCCAGCCGCGCTATCAGGAACTATGGTCAATTGCCCAGAAACTTGAGGGGTTAAGCAGACATGCATCGGTCCATGCCTCGGCAGTCGTGATCACACCAAAGCCGTTACTGGAGTTTGTGCCCCTTTACAAAGCACCAGATGCCGACCTCTGCACCCAGTATGATATGTACACCCTTGATGACATCGGGCTTTTGAAAATGGACATCTTAGGATTGCGGACATTGACTGTAATTGATGAAGCGGCAAAACTTATCCGCACCCAAGAACCTGATTTCAGCATTGAGAGAATTGACCTTGATGACCAGCGTACTTATCAACTCATCCAACGAGGTGAAACCACCGGCCTTTTCCAGTTGGAAAGCCCGGGGATGCGTGACCTGTGCAAAAAAACCCATCCAGAAAAACTTGAACACCTCATCGCCCTTATTGCCCTTTACCGACCAGGACCGATGGACCTCATCCCCCAGTATGTTGCCCGTAAGAACGGTCTGGAACCGGTGGAATACGAACACCCTCTCCTGGAACCATTTTCCAAGGAGACCTACGGAATTCTCATCTATCAGGAACAGGTTATGCAGGCGGCCCAGGTTCTTGCCGGCTATACCCTTGGTCAGGCAGACATTCTGCGCCGGGCAATGGCAAAGAAGAAACCCGAAGAGATGGCAAGCCTGAGAGAAAGTTTTGTTCAAGGGTGTCTCAAGAATACCGGCATTCCTCCCCAAAAGGCGGAGAGAATATTTGAAATCCTGGAGAAATTTGCCGGTTATGGCTTCAACAAGTCGCATGCCGCTGGCTACGCTTACCTATCGTATCTAACCGCATTCCTCAAAGCCAATCATCCGGTAGAGTTCATCGCCGCCTCCTTGACCAGCGAAATTGGTGACTTTGATAAACTGGCGAAGTTTGTCAAGGAGGCACGGCGCATGGGAATTACCATCCTGCCACCCGATATTAATATGAGTCAGGTACAGTTTGCGATTGAAAATGGTCAGGTCCGTTATGGGCTTGCTGGACTGAAAAATATCGGCAGCGCCGCTGCTGAAGCCGTTGTGGAGGAACGCGCGCAAAATGGACCGTATCAAAACCTCCTTGATTTTCTCATCCGCACAAGGGGAAAGGTGAACCGCAAGGCGATTGAATCGCTTATCAAGGCGGGGGCATTTGACAGATTCGAAACGAACCGCCAGCGCCTATTGTCCAGACTGGAGACGGAAATGAGCAAGGCGGCATCAGAGCGACTACTTTATAAAGACCGCCAGTTCGAACTTTTTGGCACGGATTTAGTTACTGAAGTTAATTCAACCGAACCTGAGGTTTTTGATGAGTCAACCCTTTCAACCTATGAGAAAGAGGCGTTCGGATTTTATTTCTCCTCCCATCCGCTGGAACGCTATCAATCGGCATATCGGGCGTTGGGTCTAATATCAACAGGTCAGTTAGAAGGAATATCTGAAAATACCTCGGTTATGGTTGGGGGAATTATCACCGCGAGAAAGATTCGCAAAGATAAACGAGACCGAGAGTATTTCATTGTTACGATTGAGGATTTTGACTCCTCGGTGGAGGTAATGGTATTTGCCGACCTTTTGAGCTCCTGTCGACAGCTTCTCACAATCGATAATCTGGTAATAGTTCAAGGCAAGCTAAAGGTTCGCGCCGGTGCCGAATCCTCGACCACTCCAGGAACACCTCAAATCTGGGCAGAAAGGATGATTGAATTTTCCTCAATATCAAGATTTGTGAATAGTATCGACATCGAAATTAACAGTGACATTTTAAGCGACAAGATGCTCGCAAAGATTAAAGATGTACTAAAGGAGTTTCCCGGGGATATAGCGGTTTACCTTAATCTGGTTCTATCTGACGGGTCTAAGAGAACTTTTTATTTAAAGAAATTCCCAGTGAGACTTGAAAATGAATGCCTTGACAAGTTAACCGCAATCGTCGGTATTGATGGTCTCCGAATGAAAGCAACTCTGCCGCCCCCTCCCCGCTCCAATTCTCAAAATTCGGGAATCTGA